gattCCTCTGAAATACTTCTAAAGCTTCATcgatcactcaaacacttatgtgtCTGCATCATGACTAAATTCTTAGGTGGTTAAATTAACATCAAATTGTTTTCAGTTCTTTAGCgaacttgccaaaccgaacagtcattatacacagTTCCAGAACTGGTCCATAGTGTATATACTTTTgttgtattttcaagacctaaaagtgtttgcttgattcccaagttatcaaagcttgaattctaagcaacccctggtctttgaaaactataaatagaaacgctctttcaactgggaaattcaatgcCTGATACTTTGTGtcttagttgattctagagtcgtcctctataaacctaggttttctctgagaaacataattagtttacaacaaaaagacTCCGCTTTGGAgattcgtgaagtcaggtccCACTATATTTATATTGATAGTACATGTATCctgatttttcttttctgttaTAGAGGTTTTCGCAATATCTTTCAGGAAAAATCtttagtaatcacaaagttctcttcgtctcatactttgtgattcctcaagatagatatctgaaaattgatcttaattgattttttgaagattgttcttgagaggtggttaagaatctaggccaCTCTTCGGGATTCATAAGTTCcatatttgtgaggtttgctagctttgtcccGAGatttggacgaggtcccgaggtttttttacagttgtggtttccttgttaacaaaacacaaaacttatgatgtttgtgtttttctttttccgcattgtattgtttatctttataattggatttgcataatttgtacgtattcaattttagtagatacgtccatctaatTGTGATCAATTATAACTCGTTTCttatagaatttgtatcttgaaagataggactagattatttggatacgactaaatTGATCTTAAATAGTTCAACAAGTTCCGGCTCTCCATACATTAATACATTCGAGCAGTTACTGAGATATGGCTGGGTGCTCACTTTGTATAGTACCACTGTAGATTTTAGTTAACCTTAAAACAGTAATTTAGATGATCATGAGGTTCTCTTAAATCAATTTTATTCACACATTTATTCAAGTTTTGGACACTTATTCATTATTTCTTCTGCGTAAACATTGCAATGATGTTTTATAATTACTGCGGAGGAATCTCATTCCTAAACACGAGGAACTCATCAAATTGTACCAGATTATAGAGACGATAGATTTATTACAAGATGTGAAGTACTCGTGTCGAAAGTAAGATTTAATTAACCAGAGCATATATTGAGAACTTCCTCTAAAGGAGCATGATCGCCGGTTCCTTTATCTTTCCTTGCATATAACAACTGTTTTCCTTTGAAGACGAAAATTCCTCCCTAATAAAGATGGAAAAAAGAAAGACATGATAAACAAATTGGGTGAAGCAAGTTACATAGTACGAAGAATTAATGTAGCACAACTGGGTTGAGCATGTTACTTAATGGAGTATGTGGCGCAAACCGCACACTGTACTTAGGTTGCATATGTGAAAATGATGCTTCAATATATTTCAGCTAGTTCATTGCTCAGATGTTATTTACTGCTGGTATCTAAAACACTACTGTAATGCTAGAGTTTGAGCTATTAAAAATCCTAGAATTTCACTGGTACGCGATTATACCCTCCATTGAATATAAGAAAGGAGGGTAATTTATAATTTTGGCGTAACGTAAGTGAGGAATTAAAAGGTTTGAAGTTTTAATGCTATACAAAATTATGAAGAGAAGCTCAAACATACTAAGAACAGGAGGAGATGATACCTGTTGCAATATACTACTCCTATCATCTGGAGTTGCTTTAATGGTGTAATTCTTCCAAACTTTTTTCAGTGCCCCAAATCTTGAAAAAACGCTAGCCTGTAAGGTTTCAAGCTATAAACTGATGAATATTGATAAATGATTTAAGGTTCCTGCCTAAAAATACAAGGAATAGTGATTACACTGGCTCGGTTGAAAAATGTGCGGCCAAAACCGTAATATACTCCCAAAACATCATAGGCCTGTTAGATAAAAGGGAAAATGGTTAGGTCATTGAAACATTTCATAAGTAAAAGATGTAGCAAAACTGGGTAAAGCTCGTCGACTGTTACCTTGCGATCAGGATCCGCATAAAGGGAATCCATAGGAAAAGGCAACTGTGATATAACATGTGTAAGAATAATTAgcttaagataaaaagaaaaatgtcAACGCCAAGTCTCACTATTTGAATATAAATCTTAATCTAAGGCAACATGTCTTTGCGACTCCTTTGACAGTTCCTGTACATAGACTCCAGGTTCTTGATACCCTGAGACATACGTCTGCGGACTAACTCCAATCCAGGTAAATACTTTGATATGCAAAAACTATATCAAATCAGAATTGAAACCTTATAGAGCCTTGTGTGACTTGACATGTAACATCGAGTGCCAGAGAACCTAATCAAGGCACATGCAAGACTAGCCAAACATAATTTGTCTCTTCTTTCTAAATTCCCTGCCTGAAAATTTGTACTGATTCCAGTGTTTGGGATAAAACTCCAAAGCCACGCCAATTTGAACATGAAGTCTATGCAACAGTCAATCTTATGTTAAAATAAAGGGATTTAATCTTCGGCATCCGCTATTCATGTGTTTCAGGTTAAATTAGAAAGAACTACGGGAAATATCCACTCTCAAATAAAGATAAGAATAGGCAGTGTATGAGAATCATAAACTTGGATTTGGGTATACCACCAATTACTAATAGTTTCTCATACTCGGTTTCAACGTTTAACTGTGTCCTCATTAATATCTCTAAGCTTGTTTCAAGAGTGAAAATTTCAAGTAGGTATAAAGATTACCCGCTCAGCAAGAATACGTGCATTTTCAGGCGTGCCAACACCAACAGCAACTAATTTCACACCAGCAGAATCAAACCTCGACTTTGACTCTTTGAGTGTTGAAGCAAGTTCCCAGCTTCATATGTTTAATCAACATAAAGATGCATGATTAGGTTCATGAATTCCTCCAAAAGAAAGTCTCAAGTTAAAGCAGTGTGCACAGCACTGTAACTCTCCATGCTTACCAACAAATACACCCAAAATGCCTCAGAAGTGCAACAACAGCCACACCCTGAAAAATGTTTAAAACAACAAAAAGGGCTCTTTTAATTGAGTGGATGTAAAAAAAGACAATGAGAAAATTCGGATTAAATACAGTCCCAGTAGTCAGTCCTGATTTCTTTATTCGGAGATACTGCAAATTCGGACTCAAATATATTCCGCCTAGAAAACCCATGGATAACCAGAATGTGACTCTTTTGAGGATTGTACAAGCCTAAACTCCTTTAAGTACGGGCTAGCCAGATAACCTGAACTTTTTTTACTTCCCTCGCCACCGGTCTATGCTACATGTACTCAACCATATCCCTGATATCAGAAATCTCTCAGTGGTGGATTTTGTGTTCCGAAACTAGCGGCTCACCTGTATAGGAATAGCCTCCATAACCGATATGGGATTTAACAGGGACATTTTGCAAATAATTTCTCATGGATCTATTGGTGAGGAATTACCACAAAATATGTCTTGTTTAGGGATGCAAGTTCATTTGTGCTTTGGATGGAGTCATCAAGTAGGTGTTTGGTGGTTGTATCCAATGTTAGTAGTTTGGTACCTACGGTTACTCAAATATATTCCGCCTAATCAATAAAGAAGTAAGAAGTGAACTTCCAAAACCTGATCAAAATAATATATAAACTGTAAATTACTACCTACAACAACTAAATAGACctcaaatatcaaaattctctcaTACTGTAAAAGGCTGAAGGTTGTGCCATGTAATTGTTGGGTTTTATATCATTGGCGAAGTTGTAACATATCCATGAAATGTTCATTTTCTATGAGAACATAGTgaaacaatcatcaaacaaacaaTTTACCACTAAAACCACAAAACTCGatagaaaatcaaatcaattaagcacaagaAATCTTTAAGTTACAAACCTCTTCTTGGTCCCATAAATCCTTGATCATAACTGATTCACCAGCTGCAGTCAAAATACTAACATCCCCAAGAATCTCACTGATACTTTCACTAAAACCAGCTGgagaacaagaaaaagaaactcTTACAACAGGCATGTTCTTTTTCCTTTAAATTTTCAAATCCTagaaatcaattgaattgatgagTTCATTTCTTTATCGTGGAGAGCAAATAAAAAAGTTGTGAATTTGTGAGGAAGGAAATACTTCCAGCAGTACCACAGCCACAATTTCTAAGCGGTCCTCACATACTCCTCAAGCAAGGCAACATAATGGCTAGGGCCCATTATCTTTAAAGCTTAAACGAACATGTAGTTGTGTTCGGGAGACTGGCGGCTCAAGAAGGTATAGGAATAGCATCCATAACAGGTAAGGGACTTAATAGGgacattttccaaataatatcTCATGGATCTATTGATGaagcactttttttttttttttggcggaatcactatcaaagaatatatgaTTGTGGTTAGGGAGCATTGAAGACTTTCAAGTTCATTTGTTATTTAGATAGAGTCATCGACAAGTTAGTTCGGTTGTGCCCCACGCTACACTACTAAGCCGATTCATAAACACTAAATTCACTAATCCGAAACCTGATCAAAATATTATACAAAGACTAAATTACTAATTAAAACAACTAAAAGACTGAAAGTAGTGCACTGTAAATGTTAGGTTTTAGATCATTGGTGGTTGTAACATATTCAAGAAATGTTCATTTTCTATGCACATGTATCGAAATACTCATCCAATAAAACAATTTACCATTAAAATCACAAAAATCAATTAAGCACGAGAAAATTTTAAATTCCAAACCTCATTTTGGTCAATAAAACCTTGATCATAACAGATTCTAGAGCTGCAGCGAAAATACTAACATCCCCAAGAATCTCTTACAACAGAAGAAGATGATCTTTTCTCTTGAATAACCTTAATAGAAGGAGAAAGATAATTAATTGAAGAGAAATGAGATCACCATTTTGTTGGAGAACACTTTTTTTCTGCTTGTCTAGCAGAGATTAAATCTAGAAATCATTGAATTTTGTTGAGAAGGTAGATTTTTGCTTATAAAAGTTGGGTTCTCAATGGAGATTTCGAGAGCCAAAAAAAAGAAGCGTTTAAAAGTTAGGTCTTTGTGTAACGGGTTGTAGGTTTGTCTTTTATCTGAACAATTGAGGCCGATTTGTCTATAGGGAGAGAAAATCTGGACCGCTACTCCAGGCCAACTTGAGCCAAGTTTCTAGAGTCGAAATTCAATTGATTTCTAGGATTTGAAAGTTTGGCGTAAAAAACCATGTCTGTGATTTCTGCTCATCAAACCCTAAACATGAAACAATCTAGTGTTTTACCACCATCTACATCAATGACTCAGTTCTCTTCAATGTTTCTTCTTCAATTAATTCTCTTTTCTACTAAATTTACCTGAGAGAGAAAACTTAGGAAAAATCATCTTCTGTCGtaagagtttcttcttcttcaacggtTGGTTTTTGTGAAAGTATCAGCGATTCCTGGGGATGTTAGCATTGCGTCCGGTGAATCTGTCATGATCAAGATGAGGTTTGGAACAATTTTCTTTGCTTAATTGATTTCCCTTTTTATTGATTTTAATGGCAAATTGTTTATTTGATGAATATTTCAATTCATTTTTCATAGAAAATGAACATTTCATGGATATGTTACAACTTCACTAATGGTCTAAAACCCACCATTTACATCGCACAACCTTCAGTCTTTTACATTAGGACAGAATTTTGAATAATTATCTGGACTTACTGTCTAGGAATTTGCCATTTCAAAATTCTGAGGTCTATTTAGTGTATATATATTATTTTGATCAGGTCTTGGAATTTCAATTTTTGACCATAGGAACAGAACATGTAACTTAAGGGAGACACCTACCTTGTTGATGACTATTTCCAGATAAGAAATGAACTTGAATGGCCCCTAAACATGAAGTATTCTTTGATAACTCATTCCtgctaagaaaaaaaaagatgccTCACCAATAGATCCATGGGAGACTATTTGTAAAATGTCCTCGTTTGAGTCCATATCAGTTCAAGGTTCATCCTATACCTTCATGAGCCGCTAGTCTCCAGAACACATAATAATAAGTCCAACTAAATGTACGTTTAAGCTTTAAAGATAATCGGCCCTAGACATTATGTTGCCTTTCTGAGGAGTAATGACGACTGTTGAGAAACAGCAATGCTGGAAATTTTCCTTCCTCACAAAATCACAGCTCATTTATTTGCCCTCCACGTTAAGTTTTGAATCTCACAAAGAGAAGTGATCTCGTCAATACAATTGATTTCtagaatttgaaaatttgaaggaaaaaaaaatgtctgtagtaggagtttcttcttcttcttccccagcTGGTTTTAGTGAAAGTATCGGTGAGGCTCTTGGGGATGTTAGTATTTTCACTGCAGCTGGTGAATCTGTTGTGATCAAGgatctatgggatcaagaagagGTTTGGAACTTAAAATtttcttgtgcttaattgacttTTTATTTCTATTGATTTTTGTGATTATAATGGTAAAttgtttgtttgatgattgtttcACTATGTTTTCATAGAAAATGAATATTTCATACACACGGGTACAACTATGCTAATGGTTTAAATGGCGCAACCTTCAGTCGTTTACATTAAGAGAGAATTTTGAATAATTCTTTGGACTTGCTGTCTTATTGCTTCAAAGTTTAGTTGTTTTAGTTGGTAATTTTAGTGTATATATATTATTTTGATCAGGTTTCCGAATTTCACTTCTCAACTTCTTTATTGGTTAGTAAATTTAGTAACCATAAGAACCGAATTACTAACGTTGGGGACAACTCCCAAACATCTACTTGATGACTCTATCTAAAGAACAAATGAACTTGAATGCTCCCTAAGCAAGACATATTCATTGGTAACTCACTCCTACCAAGAAAAAAAGTGCCTTGCTGATAAATCCATGAGAAAGTATTTGCAAAATGGCCTTGTTAAGTCCCATATCGGTCTTGGAGGCTATTCCTATACCCTTGTGTGCCACTAGTCTGCAGAACTCAAAATTAACGTCATTTTCCTCCCTATTCCCATTAAGTCGACAAACTTACACCATTGGGGGACTTCTGATAAGGTTGAGAACATGTATAATAGACCGCCGACGAGGGAAGTATAAAAGTCAGTTTATCTGTCTAGCCCATGCTTAAAGGAGTTAAGGTTTTGTGCAGAGAGCCCCTTCTTACTCAATAGAGTCACCACCTGGATTATCAAGGAAAGTCTCTTTTATTCACAGGTTTTATAGGCTATATATATATTATAGTCTGAATTTGCTCTAACTCTGGATAAAGAAATCAGGACTGACTACTGAGACTGTATTTAAACCGCTTTTGATCAGGACTGACTAGTGTGATATCTTTCTCATTGTCCTTTTTACATCCTTTCTCAATTTTAAGAGCGCTTTTTGTTTTTAAACGTTTTTCCAGGGTGTGGCTGTCGTTGCACTTCTAAGGCATTTTGGGTGCATTTGTTGGTAAGCTTGGAGAGTCTCAGTGCTGTACACACTACTTTAACTTGAGACTTCTATTTGGAGGAATTCTTGAACCTAATTATGcatctttattttgattaaacATATGAAGCTGGGAACTTGCTTCAAAACTGAAAGAGTCAAAGTCGAGGTTTGA
This genomic stretch from Papaver somniferum cultivar HN1 chromosome 5, ASM357369v1, whole genome shotgun sequence harbors:
- the LOC113283534 gene encoding thioredoxin-like protein AAED1, chloroplastic, which gives rise to MPVVRVSFSCSPAGFSESISEILGDVSILTAAGESVMIKDLWDQEEGVAVVALLRHFGCICCWELASTLKESKSRFDSAGVKLVAVGVGTPENARILAERLPFPMDSLYADPDRKAYDVLGVYYGFGRTFFNRASASVFSRFGALKKVWKNYTIKATPDDRSSILQQGGIFVFKGKQLLYARKDKGTGDHAPLEEVLNICSG